The following coding sequences are from one Gigantopelta aegis isolate Gae_Host chromosome 15, Gae_host_genome, whole genome shotgun sequence window:
- the LOC121390396 gene encoding LOW QUALITY PROTEIN: alkaline phosphatase, tissue-nonspecific isozyme-like (The sequence of the model RefSeq protein was modified relative to this genomic sequence to represent the inferred CDS: deleted 1 base in 1 codon) produces the protein MDIATITAGRIFKGQKRGKTGEESVTTMESFPFVALSKTYNDNRQVPDSAGTATAFLCGVKANVGTLGLDSSVPRFDCAKQLEGSGHVTSILKWSKDEGKAVGIVTTARITHATPAASYAHSADRDWESPWDLREGNATKCPDVAAQLFDNIDIDVMMGGGRRNILLNTTEDPETGKVDKRQRTDGRDLIEEWTTSKAAKEKNATYVWNKGQLDAVDPKKTDCLLGLFASAHMQFELDRDNSTNGDPSIAEMTKKAIEILHKNKKGYFLLVEGGRIDHAHHKNSAIRALEDFVAFDNAISVAVEMTNEKDTLIVVTADHGHTFSIGGSQPRGNNILGLVGDKAGYKFTPYDNMPYTTLSYANGPSPLRKNLTGVKTDSRDYLQYNSVRMKYETHGGADVAIFARGPMSHLFHSVQEQNYIAHVMAYASCVGSNKKHCSSVNTPQGGSSVRVGAVTLVVCFLVVYRNANIE, from the exons ATGGACATAGCCACGATCACCGCTGGGCGCATTTTCAAGGGACAGAAGCGAGGCAAGACTGGAGAGGAGTCAGTCACCACGATGGAGTCGTTTCCTTTTGTTGCTTTGTCCAAG aCGTACAACGACAACCGCCAAGTGCCCGACTCCGCTGGAACAGCTACCGCCTTCCTGTGCGGGGTCAAGGCCAACGTTGGAACTTTAGGACTCGACAGTAGTGTGCCCCGTTTCGATTGTGCCAAACAATTGGAGGGCTCTGGTCATGTGACCTCTATATTAAAGTGGTCCAAGGATGAAG GAAAGGCCGTTGGCATAGTAACCACTGCACGCATAACACACGCCACCCCAGCCGCCTCTTACGCCCACAGTGCGGACAGGGACTGGGAAAGTCCCTGGGACCTACGAGAAGGCAATGCCACCAAGTGCCCGGATGTTGCAGCTCAGCTCTTCgataatattgatattgat GTGATGATGGGT GGGGGGAGACGAAATATTCTTCTAAACACGACAGAGGACCCTGAAACAGGAAAGGTTGATAAAAGACAGAGAACAGACGGACGAGATCTCATAGag GAATGGACAACCTCAAAGGCTGCTAAAGAGAAAAATGCAACCTATGTGTGGAATAAAGGACAGCTTGATGCAGTCGATCCCAAGAAGACGGACTGTCTGTTAG GACTGTTTGCATCGGCACATATGCAGTTTGAGTTAGATCGAGACAACAGTACAAACGGAGATCCGTCCATTGCTGAGATGACGAAGAAAGCGATTGaaatattacataaaaacaaaaagggaTACTTTCTTCTTGTTGAAG GAGGCCGGATAGATCACGCTCACCATAAGAACTCCGCCATCAGAGCTTTAGAAGACTTTGTTGCGTTCGACAATGCCATTTCCGTTGCCGTGGAGATGACCAATGAAAAAGACACTCTCATCGTGGTTACGGCCGACCATGGCCACACGTTTAGTATTGGAGGAAGCCAACCACGGGGAAACAACATCCTAG GTCTTGTGGGCGACAAAGCAGGGTATAAGTTCACGCCCTATGATAACATGCCATATACAACTCTGTCGTATGCAAACGGCCCGAGCCCTCTACGGAAAAACCTAACTGGCGTTAAAACGG ATTCTCGAGACTATCTTCAGTACAACTCTGTCCGGATGAAGTACGAGACACACGGCGGCGCGGACGTCGCCATCTTTGCCCGCGGTCCCATGTCGCACCTGTTCCATTCCGTGCAAGAGCAGAACTACATCGCCCACGTCATGGCTTACGCGTCGTGCGTGGGCAGCAACAAGAAACACTGCAGCAGTGTCAACACGCCACAGGGCGGATCCAGCGTCAGAGTGGGGGCGGTGACATTGGTGGTGTGTTTTCTGGTGGTATACAGGAATGCCAACATAGAGTGA